AAACCCACAAGCACTCTACGACCTGGGTATTGAAGCAGTGGTAGAACTGGCAGACAGTGAGACCTTTGCCACATTGCCTCGCGATCTGATACGATTGCGAATTCCACTCAGTGACGGCGGTGACAATCCATTATGGAAACTAAAGCTCGGAGCAATAACCGTTGCTGAGTTGATACGCTCAAACATATCTGTCATGCTTTGCTGCTCGGCAGGCATGAGCCGTTCGGTATGCATTGCTGCAGGGAGTCTTTCGATAGTCAGAAAGATAACGCTTGTTGAAGCATTGAAACAAGTAACGAGTCATGGCCCCGCGGACATCTCACCCATGTTATTGGAGCAACTCAGGCAAGCA
The DNA window shown above is from Planctomycetia bacterium and carries:
- a CDS encoding dual specificity protein phosphatase family protein, yielding MRNIPGETIWIGHAGDLKNPQALYDLGIEAVVELADSETFATLPRDLIRLRIPLSDGGDNPLWKLKLGAITVAELIRSNISVMLCCSAGMSRSVCIAAGSLSIVRKITLVEALKQVTSHGPADISPMLLEQLRQALT